In Vigna angularis cultivar LongXiaoDou No.4 chromosome 8, ASM1680809v1, whole genome shotgun sequence, one DNA window encodes the following:
- the LOC108345100 gene encoding uncharacterized protein LOC108345100, with translation MLKMKFLDWYLKIGFVSALIGASMEVFMIKTGFYDKVTVLESEKRAWENSPDAQAIREALNPWRHIDAEETKKS, from the exons atg TTGAAAATGAAGTTTCTTGATTGGTACTTGAAGATTGGGTTTGTATCTGCTTTGATCGGGGCTTCAATGGAGGTGTTCATGATCAAAACTGGCTTCT ATGACAAAGTAACTGTTTTGGAGTCAGAAAAGCGTGCTTGGGAGAACTCCCCGGATGCTCAGGCTATTAGAGAAGCTCTCAACCCCTGGAGACATATTGATGCCGAAGAAACAAAAAAGTCCTGA